In the genome of Falsirhodobacter halotolerans, one region contains:
- a CDS encoding ABC transporter permease: MFRIEQKRRGLLSAPARTLEVIFHATVREARKGSGNAVMGLIMNILQTVLLVAAFYVLMNFVGRSAAIRGDFVLYVMSGIFLFLTHTKTMGAVAGSEGPTSQMMKHAPMNPVIALSASAFAALYTQLLSAAVVLYIYHAAVQPITIEDPVGMMAMFLLAWASGAIFGMVAYAFMPWNPRLVGLLVMLYQRVNMLASGKMFLANTLPAMMLAMFDWNPLFHIIDQTRGFVFLNYTPHNSSITYPVVVSAVAFVIGLMGVFYTRIYASASWGVGR, translated from the coding sequence ATGTTTCGGATCGAACAAAAACGGCGCGGCCTGCTGTCCGCCCCGGCCCGCACCCTGGAAGTGATCTTCCACGCCACCGTGCGCGAGGCGCGCAAGGGGTCGGGGAACGCGGTCATGGGCCTGATCATGAACATCCTGCAGACGGTTCTGCTGGTGGCGGCCTTTTACGTGCTGATGAACTTCGTGGGGCGTTCGGCGGCCATCCGCGGCGATTTCGTGCTTTATGTGATGTCCGGCATCTTTCTGTTCCTGACCCACACCAAGACGATGGGGGCGGTCGCGGGGTCCGAGGGCCCCACATCGCAGATGATGAAACATGCGCCGATGAATCCGGTGATCGCGCTGTCGGCATCGGCCTTTGCCGCGCTTTACACCCAGCTTCTGTCGGCGGCGGTGGTGCTTTACATCTATCACGCGGCGGTGCAGCCGATCACGATCGAGGATCCGGTGGGCATGATGGCCATGTTCCTGCTGGCCTGGGCCAGCGGGGCGATCTTCGGCATGGTCGCCTATGCCTTCATGCCGTGGAACCCGCGACTCGTCGGGCTCCTGGTCATGCTGTATCAGCGGGTGAACATGCTGGCCTCGGGCAAGATGTTCCTGGCCAACACGCTGCCCGCAATGATGCTGGCGATGTTCGACTGGAACCCGCTGTTTCACATCATCGACCAGACGCGCGGCTTCGTGTTCCTGAACTACACACCCCATAACAGCTCCATAACCTATCCGGTCGTGGTGTCGGCGGTGGCCTTCGTCATCGGGCTGATGGGGGTCTTCTATACCCGCATCTACGCCTCGGCCAGCTGGGGGGTCGGACGCTAG
- the cysQ gene encoding 3'(2'),5'-bisphosphate nucleotidase CysQ: MDFETLMPTLRTLALGAGDRIMEIYESPDFDVRSKSDDSPVTAADEAADAFISEGLRKAFPDVTLITEEQADSHALTASTFLIVDPLDGTKDFVQRRGDFTVNIAFVQDGVPVRGVVYAPAKKRLFWTRPDGTSVEETGDLDKDTVGDLVPLRVSTPDNGALMVVASKSHRDQATDDYIGKYAVRDMTSAGSSLKFCLVATGEADIYPRLGRTMEWDTAAGDAVLRGAGGQVVRFDDQSVLTYGKAGWDNPFFIAHAPGVELK; the protein is encoded by the coding sequence ATGGATTTCGAGACGCTGATGCCCACCTTGCGGACCCTCGCGCTTGGCGCGGGCGACCGGATCATGGAAATTTACGAATCGCCCGATTTCGACGTGCGGTCCAAATCTGACGACAGCCCCGTCACGGCGGCGGACGAGGCGGCGGACGCCTTCATCAGCGAAGGGCTGCGCAAGGCCTTTCCCGATGTGACCCTGATCACCGAAGAGCAGGCCGACAGCCACGCCCTGACCGCCAGCACCTTCCTGATCGTCGATCCGCTGGACGGGACCAAGGATTTCGTGCAGCGGCGCGGCGATTTCACCGTCAACATCGCCTTCGTGCAGGACGGCGTTCCGGTGCGCGGCGTGGTCTATGCCCCCGCCAAGAAGCGCCTGTTCTGGACACGGCCCGACGGCACCTCGGTCGAGGAGACGGGCGATCTGGACAAGGATACGGTGGGCGACCTCGTACCGCTGCGCGTCTCCACCCCCGACAACGGGGCGCTGATGGTGGTGGCGTCGAAATCCCACCGCGATCAGGCGACGGACGATTACATCGGCAAATACGCGGTGCGCGACATGACCAGCGCGGGATCGAGCCTGAAGTTCTGTCTGGTGGCCACGGGCGAGGCCGACATCTATCCCCGTCTGGGCCGCACGATGGAATGGGATACGGCGGCGGGCGATGCCGTGTTGCGCGGCGCGGGCGGTCAGGTCGTGCGGTTCGATGACCAATCCGTCCTGACATATGGCAAGGCGGGCTGGGACAACCCGTTCTTCATCGCCCATGCCCCCGGCGTGGAGTTGAAGTGA
- a CDS encoding 3-deoxy-manno-octulosonate cytidylyltransferase has product MSVLIAIPARYASTRYPGKPLVSLRGADGDKTLIQRSWEAAMAVAGVDRVVVATDDDRIRDHAQGFGAEVVMTSPACRNGTERCAEVAAQVSDHDIIVNLQGDAPLTPAWFVEDLVAGLRAHPEAAVATPVLRCDGAALNGFLEDRRAGRVGGTTAVFDARRHGLYFSKEVIPFTSRTYAEDEATPVFHHVGVYAYRPDALTAYGTWPTGPLEELEGLEQLRFLENGTPILCVEVEGRGRVFWELNNPADVPRIERVLQAGG; this is encoded by the coding sequence ATGTCCGTTCTCATCGCGATTCCCGCGCGCTACGCCTCCACCCGCTATCCGGGCAAGCCGCTGGTGTCCCTGCGGGGGGCGGATGGCGACAAGACCCTGATCCAGCGCAGCTGGGAGGCGGCGATGGCCGTCGCCGGCGTGGACCGCGTGGTGGTGGCGACCGACGACGACCGCATCCGCGATCACGCGCAGGGCTTCGGGGCGGAGGTGGTGATGACCTCGCCCGCCTGCCGCAACGGCACCGAACGCTGCGCCGAGGTGGCGGCGCAGGTGTCGGATCACGACATCATCGTCAATCTTCAGGGCGACGCCCCCCTGACCCCGGCTTGGTTCGTGGAGGATCTTGTGGCCGGCCTGCGCGCACATCCCGAAGCGGCGGTGGCCACCCCCGTCCTGCGCTGCGACGGGGCCGCGCTGAACGGGTTTCTGGAGGATCGCCGCGCGGGCCGGGTGGGGGGCACCACGGCGGTGTTCGACGCGCGCCGCCACGGGCTCTATTTCTCCAAGGAGGTGATCCCCTTCACCTCCCGCACCTATGCCGAGGATGAGGCGACGCCGGTGTTCCACCATGTGGGCGTCTATGCCTATCGCCCCGACGCGCTGACCGCCTATGGCACATGGCCGACCGGCCCGCTGGAGGAGTTGGAGGGGCTGGAGCAGTTGCGGTTTCTGGAAAACGGCACCCCCATCCTGTGCGTGGAAGTGGAAGGGCGGGGCCGCGTGTTCTGGGAATTGAACAATCCGGCAGATGTTCCACGAATTGAACGGGTTCTTCAGGCGGGCGGATGA
- the galU gene encoding UTP--glucose-1-phosphate uridylyltransferase GalU encodes MSIKKVTKAVFPVAGMGTRFLPATKSVPKEILSLVDRPLVQYAIDEARAAGIEEFIFVTSRGKSALEDYFDVSPTLEASLKASGKDELLDILNSTNMDDGKIAYVRQHRALGLGHAVWCARRLIGDEPFAVMLPDDVITGDVPCLKQMVQAYEKTGGNIVAAMEVPVEATKSYGILDVSEDNGSTVRVKGMVEKPKSNPPSNLAVIGRYILTPSVLDTLDKKETGAGGEIQLTDAIAREIETKNNVYGFRFKGERYDCGSKAGFLQATVAFGLARDDLRDEFSQFLNDVVSSSKTAQ; translated from the coding sequence ATGAGCATCAAAAAGGTCACCAAAGCCGTTTTCCCCGTCGCTGGCATGGGGACGCGATTCCTTCCGGCCACGAAATCGGTTCCGAAAGAGATCCTGTCGCTGGTGGACCGACCGCTGGTGCAATACGCCATCGACGAAGCCCGCGCCGCCGGGATCGAGGAGTTCATCTTCGTCACCTCGCGCGGGAAATCGGCGCTTGAGGATTATTTCGACGTCTCGCCCACGCTGGAAGCCTCGCTCAAGGCGTCCGGCAAGGACGAGCTTCTGGACATCCTGAACTCCACCAACATGGATGACGGCAAGATCGCCTATGTTCGCCAGCACCGCGCGCTGGGTCTGGGCCACGCCGTCTGGTGTGCCCGCCGCCTGATCGGGGACGAGCCGTTTGCCGTCATGCTGCCCGATGACGTCATCACCGGCGACGTGCCCTGCCTGAAGCAGATGGTGCAGGCCTATGAGAAAACCGGCGGCAACATCGTGGCCGCGATGGAGGTGCCGGTCGAGGCGACGAAATCCTATGGCATCCTGGACGTGTCCGAAGACAACGGATCGACCGTGCGCGTGAAGGGCATGGTGGAAAAGCCGAAGTCGAACCCGCCGTCGAACCTGGCCGTGATCGGTCGTTACATCCTGACGCCGTCGGTTCTGGACACGCTGGACAAGAAGGAAACCGGCGCAGGTGGGGAAATCCAGCTGACCGACGCCATCGCCCGCGAGATCGAGACGAAGAACAACGTCTATGGCTTCCGCTTCAAGGGCGAGCGGTATGACTGCGGCTCCAAAGCAGGCTTCCTTCAGGCGACCGTCGCCTTCGGCCTGGCCCGCGACGACCTGCGCGACGAATTCAGCCAGTTCCTGAACGACGTCGTGTCCTCCAGCAAGACCGCGCAATAA
- a CDS encoding glycosyltransferase family 2 protein encodes MTPSVQTARVAFALRWKRRRLLWRAFRSRGDLVPDRDRTAQIRRDTILGFACVRNEAARLPYFLDHVRRLGVGHLLIVDNDSTDGTQDLLRSQPDVSLWTTTAGYKAARFGVNWTTWLQMRFGHGHWCLTLDADELLIYPHWQTRDLRALTGWLDDHGQDMFPAMMLDLFPKGPLDRAPHRPGDDPTRHLCWFDHGNYSVQVQPRMRNFWIQGGPRSRALLADPRRGPTLNKVPLIRWRRHYAYVNSTHSVLPRRLNRFYAEDGGEMPSGLLLHTKFLNTAPARAREEKARGEHFFDASFYQDYYDVVASGPDLWHPCAERLRGWRHLEALGLMSRGGWA; translated from the coding sequence TTGACGCCATCCGTGCAGACCGCGCGGGTGGCGTTCGCCTTGCGGTGGAAGCGCCGTCGCCTGTTGTGGCGCGCCTTTCGCAGCCGGGGCGACCTTGTGCCCGATCGCGACCGCACCGCGCAGATACGCCGCGACACGATTCTGGGTTTCGCCTGTGTGCGCAACGAGGCGGCGCGCCTGCCCTATTTTCTGGACCATGTCCGCCGTCTGGGCGTCGGGCATCTTCTGATCGTGGACAATGACAGCACCGACGGCACGCAGGACCTTCTGCGGAGCCAACCCGACGTGTCGCTGTGGACCACCACGGCGGGATACAAGGCGGCGCGCTTCGGCGTGAACTGGACCACCTGGCTGCAGATGCGGTTCGGCCACGGGCATTGGTGCCTGACGCTGGATGCGGACGAGTTGCTGATCTATCCCCATTGGCAGACGCGAGATCTGCGCGCGCTGACCGGCTGGCTGGACGATCACGGGCAGGACATGTTTCCCGCCATGATGCTGGACCTGTTTCCCAAAGGGCCACTGGACCGCGCGCCGCACCGGCCGGGCGACGATCCGACGCGGCACCTGTGCTGGTTCGACCACGGCAACTATTCGGTGCAGGTCCAGCCGCGTATGCGCAACTTCTGGATCCAGGGGGGGCCGCGCAGCCGCGCGCTTCTGGCTGATCCCCGGCGCGGTCCCACCCTGAACAAGGTGCCGCTGATCCGCTGGCGCCGCCATTACGCCTATGTCAATTCGACGCATTCGGTCCTGCCGCGTCGCCTGAACCGATTCTATGCCGAAGACGGGGGCGAGATGCCGTCCGGGCTTTTGCTGCACACGAAGTTCCTGAACACCGCCCCCGCCCGCGCCCGCGAAGAAAAAGCGCGCGGCGAACATTTTTTCGACGCCAGTTTTTATCAAGACTACTATGATGTTGTGGCATCGGGGCCTGATCTCTGGCATCCCTGTGCGGAACGATTGCGGGGATGGCGGCATCTGGAGGCGCTGGGCCTTATGTCACGCGGGGGGTGGGCCTGA
- a CDS encoding glycosyltransferase family 2 protein: MGLKRTIDLRVRREWHRLRAWRRLADLKGVANRTGRIQRGDILLFCTLRNERIRLPYFFDYYRRMGVNHFLFVDNGSDDGTRDYLVRQEDASVWTTTASYRRAHFGVDWLNGLQGRFGHNHWCLTVDADEFLVYPFCDTRPLRALTDWLQSCSIRSMSAMMLDMYPKGSIGAKPYHEGQNPFEIAEWFDPGNYQISRNGQYGNVWIQGGPRGRAFFGDAPYSAPALNKIPLVRWNRRYAYISSTHMMLPRGLNSTYDRWGGEQVSGCLMHAKFIDTFGAKAQEEMRRGEHYAQSREYAAYRERIEAEPDLWTRWSERYVNWRQLEILGLISKGNWA, translated from the coding sequence TTGGGGCTGAAACGAACGATCGACCTGCGCGTTCGGCGCGAATGGCACCGCCTGCGGGCCTGGCGCCGTCTGGCGGACCTGAAGGGCGTGGCCAATCGCACGGGCCGCATCCAGCGGGGCGATATCCTGCTGTTCTGCACCTTGCGCAACGAACGCATCCGCCTGCCGTATTTCTTCGACTACTATCGGCGGATGGGGGTCAACCACTTCCTGTTCGTGGACAATGGCAGCGATGACGGCACCCGCGACTATCTGGTCCGGCAGGAGGACGCCTCGGTCTGGACCACCACCGCAAGCTATCGCCGGGCGCATTTCGGGGTGGACTGGCTGAACGGGTTGCAGGGCCGGTTCGGGCACAATCACTGGTGCCTGACGGTGGATGCCGACGAATTCCTCGTCTATCCCTTCTGCGACACGCGCCCCTTGCGCGCGCTGACCGACTGGCTGCAAAGCTGTTCCATCCGGTCGATGTCGGCGATGATGCTGGACATGTATCCCAAAGGGTCCATCGGCGCGAAACCCTATCACGAAGGGCAGAATCCGTTCGAGATCGCGGAATGGTTCGACCCCGGCAATTACCAGATCAGCCGCAACGGCCAATATGGGAATGTCTGGATCCAGGGCGGGCCGCGCGGGCGGGCCTTTTTCGGCGACGCGCCCTATTCCGCGCCGGCGCTGAACAAGATCCCGCTGGTGCGGTGGAACCGCCGCTACGCCTATATCAGTTCCACCCACATGATGCTGCCGCGCGGCCTGAACAGCACCTATGACCGCTGGGGCGGTGAACAGGTATCGGGATGCCTGATGCATGCCAAGTTCATCGACACGTTCGGTGCCAAGGCGCAGGAGGAGATGCGTCGGGGCGAGCATTACGCCCAAAGCCGCGAATATGCCGCCTATCGCGAACGGATCGAGGCCGAACCCGACCTGTGGACGCGGTGGAGCGAGCGTTACGTCAACTGGCGCCAGCTGGAGATATTGGGCCTTATTTCCAAGGGGAACTGGGCATGA
- a CDS encoding beta-1,6-N-acetylglucosaminyltransferase, whose product MSVGFVMLCHTALDRVAQVARHWAEQGCPVVIHVDSRVRPRELRDMKKSLDDMRKLIRFSPRYRCEWGGWNLVAATQAASQMMLRQFPGVRHVYLTSGACLPLRPAADLVAYLNERPETDFIESVMTEEVGWTIGGLNIERFRLFFPFSWRRNRRVFDIATRMQQRLGVRRRIPQGIVPHLGSQWWCLTRKTLLAILDSPERVRHDRYFRRVWIPDESYFQTLVRRYSTDVESRSLTLFKFDFQGKPHIFYDDHLSLLRRSDCFVARKAWAHADRLYDHFLSPAVAEDQRSDPNPGRIDRLFSAAKERRVRGRAGLYMQSRFPVSNFENGRTAMPYSVLQGFAELMPDFPDWLTTMTETRVHGHLFGPERVEFAGGQSVFRGGLSDSAKLRDYNPKSFLTSLIWNTRPRRQCFMFGPADNQTLNGFMAADPNAQISIVSGAWAVPLYRSGLPFSDIRREAARLQRVEMEFLDLLEQHWVKARVRIWPLATFLDKPTEPLQTIIEEIAPRLRPRLTSAPNLVDLTGFGQFLQDLRNQGMQPMVMGDYPANDIFHNPDRQVRPHLVS is encoded by the coding sequence ATGAGCGTCGGATTCGTCATGTTGTGCCACACCGCGCTGGACCGCGTGGCGCAGGTGGCGCGCCATTGGGCCGAACAGGGCTGCCCGGTGGTGATCCATGTGGACAGCCGCGTGCGCCCGCGCGAGTTGCGCGACATGAAGAAAAGCCTGGACGACATGCGCAAGCTGATCCGGTTCAGCCCCCGCTATCGCTGCGAATGGGGGGGGTGGAACCTTGTGGCCGCCACGCAGGCCGCCTCGCAGATGATGTTGCGGCAGTTTCCGGGGGTGCGCCATGTCTACCTGACCTCGGGGGCGTGTTTGCCGTTGCGTCCGGCGGCGGATCTTGTCGCCTATCTGAACGAACGGCCCGAGACGGATTTCATCGAATCGGTCATGACCGAGGAGGTGGGCTGGACCATCGGCGGGCTGAACATCGAACGGTTCCGGCTGTTCTTCCCCTTTTCCTGGCGCCGAAACCGGCGTGTGTTCGATATCGCCACACGGATGCAGCAACGGCTGGGCGTGCGGCGGCGCATCCCGCAGGGGATCGTGCCGCATCTGGGCAGCCAATGGTGGTGCCTGACGCGCAAGACGCTGCTGGCCATTCTGGACAGCCCCGAACGCGTCCGCCACGATCGGTATTTCCGCCGGGTGTGGATCCCCGATGAAAGTTACTTCCAAACTCTGGTTCGCCGGTATTCCACCGATGTCGAAAGCCGGTCCCTGACGCTGTTCAAGTTCGATTTTCAGGGCAAGCCCCACATCTTCTATGACGATCACCTGTCGCTTCTGCGCCGGTCGGATTGCTTTGTGGCGCGCAAGGCCTGGGCCCATGCCGACCGGCTTTACGACCATTTCCTGTCCCCGGCGGTGGCCGAGGATCAGCGCTCCGATCCTAATCCGGGGCGGATCGACCGGCTGTTCAGCGCCGCAAAGGAACGGCGTGTGCGGGGGCGGGCGGGTCTGTACATGCAAAGCCGCTTTCCCGTGTCGAATTTCGAGAATGGCCGCACGGCGATGCCCTATTCGGTGCTGCAAGGGTTTGCCGAACTGATGCCGGATTTCCCCGATTGGCTGACCACGATGACCGAAACCCGTGTGCACGGCCATCTGTTCGGGCCGGAGCGGGTGGAATTCGCGGGCGGCCAATCGGTCTTCCGCGGCGGGCTGTCCGACAGTGCCAAGCTGCGCGACTACAATCCCAAAAGCTTCCTGACCAGCCTGATCTGGAACACGCGGCCCCGGCGGCAGTGCTTCATGTTCGGCCCGGCCGACAACCAGACGCTGAACGGCTTCATGGCCGCCGATCCCAACGCGCAGATCTCGATCGTGTCGGGGGCCTGGGCCGTTCCGCTCTATCGTTCGGGCCTGCCCTTTTCGGATATCCGGCGCGAAGCGGCGCGGCTGCAACGGGTGGAGATGGAGTTTCTGGATCTGTTGGAACAGCATTGGGTCAAGGCGCGGGTGCGGATCTGGCCGCTGGCTACCTTTCTCGACAAACCGACCGAGCCGCTGCAGACCATCATCGAGGAAATCGCCCCGCGCCTGCGCCCCCGTCTGACAAGCGCCCCCAATCTGGTCGATCTGACAGGTTTCGGGCAGTTCCTTCAGGATTTGCGCAATCAGGGGATGCAGCCCATGGTCATGGGCGATTATCCGGCCAACGATATATTTCACAATCCCGACCGACAGGTCCGTCCGCATCTGGTGAGCTGA
- a CDS encoding sulfotransferase family protein yields the protein MTFTSFVLFAGMRTGSNFLEANLNAFDGLTCHGEVFNSGFMGKLGQTEMFGIDIAARDRDPHTVLAAMKTGEGLQGFRQFQDHDTRITQAVLDDPTCAKIILTRNPLESYVSLLIARETGQWKLTHAGKARGAKVVFNAPGFVAHVEGLGRFYADILHRLQVSGQTAFHIDYEDVQDVAVLNGLAKFLGIPARLQELDGKLKKQNPDPLADKVENPKAVEEALARLDPFQFSRVPNFEPRRGAAVPTFLAATGAPALYMPTRNGPDAQVVQWLRDLGGDVVEKMDQRALRAWRGAHPGHRSFTVLRHPLARAHTAFTDQILTNALAGIRQQMVRRYDLPLPPPGQDMGFEAHRTAFLAFLRFLKLHVAGQSGVRADAGMASQAAVLEGMGAVCQPDLILRESRLSEGLAFLAAQIDHPSPALIPAPADAAIPLSTLVDDEIEAAAREAYHRDYDQFGFGDWRDEG from the coding sequence ATGACGTTTACAAGCTTTGTCCTTTTCGCCGGAATGCGGACCGGCTCGAACTTCCTTGAGGCCAATCTGAACGCCTTCGACGGCCTGACCTGCCATGGCGAGGTGTTCAATTCCGGCTTCATGGGCAAACTGGGCCAGACCGAGATGTTCGGCATCGACATCGCCGCCCGCGACCGTGACCCGCACACTGTGCTGGCCGCCATGAAGACGGGGGAGGGGTTGCAGGGGTTTCGCCAGTTTCAGGATCACGACACCCGCATCACGCAGGCCGTGCTGGACGATCCCACCTGTGCCAAGATCATCCTGACCCGCAATCCGCTGGAATCCTATGTCTCGCTCTTGATCGCGCGGGAAACGGGGCAATGGAAGCTGACCCATGCGGGCAAGGCCCGGGGCGCGAAGGTGGTGTTCAACGCGCCGGGCTTCGTGGCCCATGTGGAGGGGCTGGGCCGCTTTTACGCCGATATCCTGCACCGCCTGCAGGTGTCCGGCCAGACGGCGTTCCACATAGACTATGAGGATGTGCAGGATGTGGCCGTCCTGAACGGTCTGGCCAAGTTCCTGGGCATTCCCGCGCGGTTGCAGGAACTGGACGGCAAGCTGAAGAAGCAGAACCCCGATCCCCTGGCCGACAAGGTCGAAAACCCCAAGGCGGTGGAGGAGGCGCTGGCCCGTCTCGACCCGTTCCAGTTTTCGCGTGTGCCCAATTTCGAACCGCGGCGGGGGGCGGCGGTGCCGACCTTTCTGGCCGCGACCGGGGCCCCGGCCCTCTATATGCCCACCCGCAACGGGCCGGATGCGCAGGTCGTGCAATGGCTGCGCGATCTGGGCGGAGATGTGGTGGAGAAGATGGATCAGCGCGCCTTGCGGGCGTGGCGCGGCGCGCATCCCGGCCATCGCAGCTTCACCGTCCTGCGCCATCCGCTGGCCCGCGCCCACACCGCCTTCACCGATCAGATACTGACCAACGCGCTTGCGGGCATTCGCCAGCAGATGGTCCGTCGTTATGACCTGCCCTTGCCGCCGCCGGGACAGGATATGGGGTTCGAGGCGCATCGCACCGCGTTCCTTGCGTTTCTGCGGTTCTTGAAACTGCATGTCGCGGGGCAAAGCGGGGTGCGCGCGGATGCCGGCATGGCGTCGCAGGCGGCGGTTCTGGAGGGGATGGGCGCGGTGTGCCAGCCGGATCTGATCCTGCGGGAATCGCGGCTGTCCGAAGGGCTGGCCTTCCTCGCCGCGCAGATCGACCATCCGTCGCCCGCGCTGATCCCGGCCCCGGCCGATGCCGCGATCCCTTTGTCCACCTTGGTCGATGACGAGATCGAGGCGGCCGCGCGCGAGGCGTATCACCGCGATTACGACCAATTCGGCTTCGGCGACTGGCGCGACGAAGGCTAG
- a CDS encoding PTS sugar transporter subunit IIA: MELTKILAPDAVRVLGHITSKKRLFQELGDIAGGAYGLNAAIATDGLQERESLGPTGVGHGIALPHARLHDLPGIQGIFIRLEKPLDYDSVDRQPVDLVFALFAPKDSGVDHLKALALVSRTMRDQKVCQKLRANTDPAKLYAILTESRASQAA, encoded by the coding sequence ATGGAACTGACCAAGATTCTCGCCCCCGACGCCGTGCGTGTCCTGGGCCATATCACCAGCAAGAAGCGCCTGTTCCAGGAATTGGGCGACATTGCGGGCGGTGCTTATGGCCTGAACGCCGCCATCGCCACCGATGGCCTGCAAGAGCGTGAGAGCCTTGGCCCCACCGGTGTGGGCCACGGCATCGCCCTGCCCCATGCCCGGCTGCACGACCTGCCGGGCATCCAGGGCATTTTCATCCGTCTGGAAAAACCGCTGGATTACGACAGCGTGGACCGCCAGCCGGTGGATCTGGTGTTTGCCCTGTTCGCGCCGAAGGATTCCGGGGTGGATCATTTGAAGGCGCTGGCGCTGGTGTCGCGCACCATGCGCGACCAGAAGGTGTGCCAGAAGCTGCGCGCCAACACCGACCCGGCCAAACTCTATGCCATCCTGACCGAATCGCGGGCGTCGCAGGCGGCCTAG
- the hpf gene encoding ribosome hibernation-promoting factor, HPF/YfiA family, which yields MRYQISGKQIDIGEALQTHVQSELNELIEKYAQRPTDALIIFSKIAHEHTCETVLHLSTGLSVSAKGRATEIYAAFEAAREKMDKQIRRYKRRLRDHHKARTTPVVFGGGSSYILAPTEDADDDHKGQEWQPIIVAETETKVPAITVGEAVMQLELGGQQMLVFRNEGHGGVNVVYRREDGNIGWIDPRNAK from the coding sequence ATGCGTTACCAGATCAGCGGCAAGCAGATCGACATCGGCGAAGCGCTTCAGACCCACGTTCAGTCCGAGTTGAACGAGTTGATCGAAAAGTATGCCCAGCGACCCACCGATGCCCTGATCATCTTTTCCAAGATTGCGCATGAACATACCTGCGAGACCGTTCTTCACCTGTCCACCGGCCTGAGCGTCAGCGCCAAGGGCCGCGCGACCGAGATTTATGCCGCGTTCGAAGCCGCGCGCGAGAAGATGGACAAGCAGATCCGCCGTTACAAGCGCCGGCTGCGCGACCACCACAAGGCACGGACGACCCCGGTTGTGTTCGGCGGCGGCTCCTCCTATATCCTCGCCCCGACAGAGGACGCGGATGATGACCACAAGGGCCAGGAATGGCAGCCCATCATCGTCGCGGAAACCGAAACGAAGGTTCCGGCCATCACCGTGGGCGAAGCGGTGATGCAGTTGGAACTGGGGGGGCAGCAGATGCTTGTCTTCCGGAACGAAGGACATGGCGGGGTCAATGTGGTATATCGCCGGGAAGACGGCAATATCGGCTGGATCGATCCGCGCAACGCAAAATAG
- the lptB gene encoding LPS export ABC transporter ATP-binding protein, which yields MTDGLQVTNIRKSYKRRPVIRDVSLALRRGEVVALLGPNGSGKTTCFYTIAGLVTPESGAITIDGRDVTALPMYRRARLGIGYLPQEMSIFRGLSVEDNILAVLEIREKDPHRRRERLEDLLSEFSITHIRRAPALALSGGERRRAEIARCLAADPAYVLLDEPFAGVDPIAVAEIRHLVQDLKGRGLGVLITDHNVRETLAIVDRAYILHDGTILKSGTTDEIVADPMVRQVYLGDTFTLT from the coding sequence ATGACCGACGGGCTGCAGGTCACGAACATCCGCAAAAGCTACAAACGCCGTCCGGTGATCCGCGACGTGTCGCTGGCCCTGCGGCGGGGCGAGGTCGTGGCCCTTCTGGGGCCGAACGGGTCGGGCAAGACCACCTGTTTTTATACCATCGCGGGTCTCGTCACGCCCGAAAGCGGCGCGATCACCATTGACGGGCGCGATGTGACCGCCCTGCCGATGTATCGCCGCGCCCGGTTGGGCATCGGCTATCTGCCGCAGGAGATGTCGATCTTTCGCGGCCTGTCGGTGGAGGACAACATCCTGGCCGTGCTGGAGATCCGCGAGAAAGACCCCCATCGGCGGCGGGAACGTCTTGAGGATCTGCTGTCGGAGTTTTCCATCACCCATATCCGCCGCGCGCCTGCGCTGGCGCTGTCGGGCGGCGAACGGCGGCGGGCCGAGATCGCCCGCTGTCTGGCGGCGGACCCCGCCTATGTCCTTCTGGACGAACCCTTTGCCGGGGTCGATCCCATCGCCGTGGCCGAGATTCGCCATCTGGTGCAGGACCTGAAAGGCCGGGGTCTGGGCGTCCTGATCACCGACCATAACGTGCGCGAGACGCTGGCCATCGTCGACCGCGCCTATATCCTGCATGACGGCACCATCCTGAAAAGCGGCACCACGGACGAGATCGTGGCCGACCCGATGGTGCGGCAGGTCTATCTGGGCGACACCTTCACCCTGACCTGA